The genome window AGATCGGGGAAGAGACGCTCCAGTTGCGCATGAAACACTCCCACGTCGCCCGTGGTGAAAAGCTGATGGCGCGGCACGTCAGGCGTCTTAAGAGAAGACAACTTTTCGCCAACCATCTCCGCGGTGGGTTCGGCCGGATCTACATACACAAACTGCGGGCTGAGGCGCCTTAAGAGAGGAAGCAGAAAAGGATAGTGCGTACAACCCAATATCACCGTATCTACATCGCGAGATTCCAATTCATGCAAGTAGCGACAAGCGGCCTCCCGTGCCGCCTCGCTCCCCTCCGCACCGGCCTCCACAAGGGGAACAAAGGCGGGACAAGCGACCTCGTACACCTCCACATCGGGCGCGACTCGGCCTAGCGTCTGGCGGTAGGCACCGCTCTGAACCGTCCCTTCTGTGGCAAGCACCCCAATACGGCCGTTCCGCGTACGCTTTACGGCCGCTCGCACCCCCGGCTCAACCATCCCCAAAACGGGCACATGAGGGTATTTTGCCTGAACGACCGGCAAAGCGACGGCCGAAGAGATGTTGCACGCCATCACCACACCCACACACTCGCTAACGCCATCTCTTTTGGCTAACAGCGCCTCGCTGATGCCGCAGGCAAACGCGCGCACCTCCTCTAAGGGACGCCCACCATAAGGCACATGCGCCTGATCCGCAACATACCAGATCGGCATACGCGGGGCCACCTTGCGAAGGGCATGTACCACCGTCAACCCTCCAACACCCGAATCGAACACGCCGAGGAACGGAACGCTCACGGGGCAACCTCGTTGCGCTCTGAGGTTTTCTGGCTGTCTGGCTGAGAGGGCAGATCCGCAACGGGAAAAGGCGTTGTCCAGTCCGTCATTTGACTTTGAAAAGGTTTCCCCTCCACCGTAACGGCCATCATCCTTACGCCCGGAATACCCTGTAAGGCGCGACGAAGCGCCTTTTGGGCCTCCGATTCGGTTGTGTCGCCCATATTGGCCAGCTGATTAAAGGCGCTGTTAAAATCCAAATAGGCCACGCCATCCTTTACCCGCGCCCCCAACAGTTTCGTGCCCCGCGGCAACACCGGGTAGGACGTCGTTGCCTGCTCCTTCAATAAGCGGTTGATCGCATCCGTAACAGGGGTTTCACTAACCGTGCTTGGTGGCTGGGTAACCGGCGGCGACGTCACAGGCGCGGGCGGTACGGTGTTGGTAGGCCCAGAAGGGCTCGTAGACGACGGTTTGTTGCATCCCGTGAGCCACACGGACAACAAAACGGTTGTAAACCCATAAAGCAAAAAGCGATTTCTATCTATGCTCTTCATAGTGAACTATCTCGGCCAATGTCGGCTCGCAGCGTACGCGAGGCGGGTTCGCTTCCCCGTCTCTTAAACCGCAGGCAGTATACTGTGCGCTCCGCCTTATTGTCAATCGGACGCCCTTTTGGGTACACGCACAACCTCATCTCTACACGAAACGGTGTCCCCTCCACAAAGGGAGACGAAGAGCGGGGAGGCAAGCCCGCTCGCCGTTCTCAAACCAAGTCCAGCGGTATACCTTGAAACCCAAAATAACGTAAACAGGAATACAAAAGAAGGGAAATAGGTGCCCAAAGAGGAATAAACGGATTTAAGGAAGGGAAACAGAGAAAACGCTATGAACCCGTCGAGCACGCCTACGGTGCTGATCGTCAATCCCGATCTGCTCTCCTCATCTCGACTAGAATCCGCACTGAAAAGCTTGGGTTGGTCGGTCATCACCGCCCGCACCCAAGATGAGGCCTTGGCGCGTCTGCATCATCTAACGCCTACGTTGGTTCTGATCAACTTTAATATTGAGGGACTGCAGCCTCTGGTCATCACCGAACGCGCCAAAAGCCTTCATCCCTCTATCAAAGTGCTTGGCTTCGTCTCTCATACCCGTCTTAGCGAGATGCGCCCGAAAGCGCAGATCGCCGGCTGCGATAAGCTCGTGGCCAACTCAGCACTGCAAGAGCGCCTACCGCAGATCCTCGCGGGCCTCTTTCCAAAGCGAGCCGCCCTAAAAAACGCTAAATAGAGCCTGCCGTGTGCTAAAATTGCCTATGTCCACCGCCAAAATGCTCATAGACCCCAACCGAGTTCGCTCTATTCTCGCTACCGATTGCGGCAGTACTACCACAAAAGCCATTCTCATTGAGAAACAGCCGGATGGCGCCTACCGCCTCATCTGCCGCGGTGAGGCGCCCACCACCGTCGAAGCGCCGTTCGACGACGTGACCATCGGCGTTACCAACGCCATCCGCGAGGTAGAGGAGCTGTGCGGGCGCCGTCTCCTCGACGATGGCGGGGAACCGCTGACACCGCAACAAGAGGATGGATCGGGGGTAGACCTCTATCTTTCGACTTCCAGCGCCGGCGGAGGGCTGCAGATGACCGTGATCGGCGTGGTAAAGCGAATGAGCGCGGAAAGCGCCCAGCGCGCCGCCCTTGGCGCCGGAGCCATTGTCATTGATGTGCTCGCTACCGACGACGGCCGTAAAGACTTTGAGCGCGTGGAACGTCTGCGCCAGCTTCGACCCGATATCCTCCTCATGGCCGGAGGCACCGATGGCGGTACCGTTATCCACCTCGTGGAAATGGCCGAGATGCTGCTTGCCGCCGACCCGCGCCCCCGTCTCGGCCACAACACCAAACTGCCCGTCATCTATGCCGGCAATCCCGACGCCTACCCCCAGGTGGCCGAGATTCTGAATGGACATTTCGACCTCCGCCAAGTTCCTAACCTCCGCCCTAGCCTAGAACGAGAAAACCTCGGGCCAGCACGCGAGGCCATTCATGAGGTCTTTCTACAACACGTCATGCAACAAGCTCCAGGCTACAGCAAGCTGCTGAACTGGACCAGCGCCGACATCATGTCTACCCCCAACGCCGTCGGTAAAATTATGCAGACCATCGCCGAACAGCAGGGCATCAACCTCCTCGGCGTGGACATCGGAGGCGCTACCACCGACGTCTTTTCCGTTTTTGATGGTCACTTTACCCGCACCGTCTCCGCCAACTTGGGCATGTCCTACTCCATCTGCAACGTCCTCGCGGAGGCGAAAATCGCCCGCATCTGCCGCTGGCTCCCCTTCCCTGTCGAGCCCTCCGAAGTTCGTAATCAGCTGCGGAACAAGATGATCCGCCCCACCACCATCCCACAGCTTCTCACCGACCTCTTGCTGGAACAGGCCGTCTGTCGTGAAGCGCTCGCCCTCGCCTTCGAGCATCACAAATCGCTGGCCAGAGACCTGTTCGGCGTCGCTCAGGCCAAAAACGTTGGCCAGATCTTCGAGCAAAAAACCTCCAAAAGCTTCATCAACAGCCTCGATCTAGATATGATCGTGGGTTCAGGGGGTGTGCTCTCCCATGCACCCCTTCGCGCTCAAGCCGCCCTTATGATGCTGGATGCCTTCCAACCGGAAGGCTTTACGCTGCTCACCGTCGACTCCATCTTCATGATGCCTCAACTCGGCGTGCTCTCTACCCTCCATCCGGAGGCCGCAACCCACGTGTTCCAACGTGACTGCCTCGTCTATCTGGGAACATGCATTGCGCCGATCGGCGTAAGCAGAGAGGGAGAGCCCTGCGTTACCGTTGAGGGGGAAGGCTGGAAAGATACGGTGCCGTTTGGAGCGCTTCGGCTCTATTCGCTAGGACTTAACGCGGCCGGCGAGCCGATGGAACAAGAGATAACGGTGACCCCCTCGCGTGCCTTCGATTTAGGCGCCGGACGTGGGCGCGCCGTGCGACGCGTCGTGAAAGGCGGGGTGGTAGGCCTGATCGTGGACGCGCGCGGGCGGCCATTGCAACTGCCAGCCGACCCAGAGGCGCGCCTCCACTGCCTGCAGCAATGGTATCGCGCACTGAATATACCCCTGCCGCAACAAAACCGAACCGTGGTAGAGACCAACGTATCATGAACGGAACACCAACACCTGCACGCCCCGAACGGAAAGCAACGCTGCGTTTGGGGCAAAGAGAGTTGAACTACATCACGCTTGTCGTCGCTCTCATCGTTATCGTCGGCGTGCTTTGGGGCGGCTATCGTGGCTTCATGAGCTTTAAAGCCCAACGCGATATCGTCATCGCCCAAGAGAACCTGCATACCCTCTATAGCGCCATGCTCTTATATAGCAAAGATTTTGATGGGAAGCTTCCCAAAGCAGATCACTGGACCGATGCCATCCTCGGCTATCTCTCGGCCTCTAGCAGCCGCCCAGGTGGGCGCGAAGCTTTCTTGCATGGGCCTGCCGACAACGGCGAGGTCGGCTATGCCTTTAACACCTACGCCTCGGAGTACAATTTCGAGCCCAGCGGCTCCTTCACCCAAAAATCCAATGCCGACGCCCAGCCTTCCATAGACCCTGATAGAACCGTGCTGCTTATCGAAAAGCCTAATGCCCCTCCCAACGCCACGGTAAGCATTCCGCCCATCAACAACGTCAACGACCAAGCTATTCTGTATAAGGCGCTCTCGTTTCCTCACAATACCGGCGATCCGGAGAACGCCAAAACCGTTATCCTCTACCTCAGCGGACGCATTGATGTTGTCACCCGACGCGATATGCGTCCACAATAGCGGAGGACTTGCCCATGAGTACCGCCTACACCCCCGGCCTTAAAGTCTCTTCCTATACCCACATCGAAAAGGAGAGACGCCTACCGGTGAAGGGAAGAGTGCTGGTAAAGGAAGGCGACGCGGTATGGCCGGACACGGTGGTAGCCCGCGCCGAGTTGCCAAGCCCCATGCAGACCATTCGCCTTGCCGCCCAGCTCGGTATAGAGCCCTCGGCGTTGCCAACCGTTCTCAAAATGAAGCAGGGCGACCAAGTCCAGAAAGGAGACCTTTTAGCCGAAACGCGCGGCCTTTTTGGGCGCTTTTTCCGCAGCCGGTTCTACTCCCCTCTCAGCGGCACCCTAGAGCTTATCTCACCGACCACAGGCAATATCGGCATTCGTCCCCCTCCGCTGCCGGTAGAGCAACGTGCCTATGTGCGTGGGCATGTTCTGCGGGTGCTTCCGCAAGAGGGGGTGGTGATTCATTGTACCGGGGCGCTCGTACAGGGTATCTTTGGGGTTGGAGGCGAGCGTTTAGGCACCCTTCATGTGGTAACTAGCGGACCCGATAGTCCCCTCACCGAGCACCACATCCATGAAAAGCATCAAGGCGGCGTTGTGGTGGGCGGCAGCCTTGTTACGCCCGAAGCCTTGCGCAAAGCCGCCGAGATGGGTGTTGCTGGCATCGTCTGCGGAGGCATTGTAGATACCGACCTCATCGCCTTCCTGGCCGATACGCTCAACGACCCCAACTACGACATCGGCGTCGCCATCACCGGTCAAGAGCCCATCCCCTTCACACTTATTCTCACGGAAGGTTTCGGCCCCATCCCTATGGCCGAGCGTACCTTCCGCCTGTTCTGCCATCTGGAGGGTCAACAAGCCTCCATCAACGGCGCCACCCAAATAAGGGCAGGGGTACTTCGCCCAGAAGTCATTGTACCGCTAGGCTCCCATGAAGACAGCTCTCCAGAGGCCGATACCCAACCTACTCAAGCGCTTGCCGTTGGCACACCCATTCGCCTGATACGCGCGCCTTACTTCGGGGCGATCGGTGAGGTCGCCGAGTTGCCCACAGCCCCCGAACCCGTTGAATCGGGCGCCGTGGTGCGTGTATTGCGCGCGAAACTGGCCGACGGCCGTGTTGTCACCGTCCCTCGTGCCAACGTCGAGATCATCGAAGTTGTTTAAGGAGGCTCGCTGCGCTATGCCCACAACAAGACGGTGTAACTACCTCTTCCCTCACAATTTCTACTTGCCATAAAGGAACGATTCTATGAACAACACACCTCATCCTAACAGCAGCGTGCCGCAACCACGCGCCTCTGATCTCGCCCGCATTCAAGGCGGTGGGCTCACGCTGCTCGTCGTCACCC of Chthonomonas calidirosea T49 contains these proteins:
- a CDS encoding GerMN domain-containing protein; the encoded protein is MKSIDRNRFLLYGFTTVLLSVWLTGCNKPSSTSPSGPTNTVPPAPVTSPPVTQPPSTVSETPVTDAINRLLKEQATTSYPVLPRGTKLLGARVKDGVAYLDFNSAFNQLANMGDTTESEAQKALRRALQGIPGVRMMAVTVEGKPFQSQMTDWTTPFPVADLPSQPDSQKTSERNEVAP
- a CDS encoding glutamate mutase L, whose translation is MSTAKMLIDPNRVRSILATDCGSTTTKAILIEKQPDGAYRLICRGEAPTTVEAPFDDVTIGVTNAIREVEELCGRRLLDDGGEPLTPQQEDGSGVDLYLSTSSAGGGLQMTVIGVVKRMSAESAQRAALGAGAIVIDVLATDDGRKDFERVERLRQLRPDILLMAGGTDGGTVIHLVEMAEMLLAADPRPRLGHNTKLPVIYAGNPDAYPQVAEILNGHFDLRQVPNLRPSLERENLGPAREAIHEVFLQHVMQQAPGYSKLLNWTSADIMSTPNAVGKIMQTIAEQQGINLLGVDIGGATTDVFSVFDGHFTRTVSANLGMSYSICNVLAEAKIARICRWLPFPVEPSEVRNQLRNKMIRPTTIPQLLTDLLLEQAVCREALALAFEHHKSLARDLFGVAQAKNVGQIFEQKTSKSFINSLDLDMIVGSGGVLSHAPLRAQAALMMLDAFQPEGFTLLTVDSIFMMPQLGVLSTLHPEAATHVFQRDCLVYLGTCIAPIGVSREGEPCVTVEGEGWKDTVPFGALRLYSLGLNAAGEPMEQEITVTPSRAFDLGAGRGRAVRRVVKGGVVGLIVDARGRPLQLPADPEARLHCLQQWYRALNIPLPQQNRTVVETNVS
- a CDS encoding response regulator; the encoded protein is MNPSSTPTVLIVNPDLLSSSRLESALKSLGWSVITARTQDEALARLHHLTPTLVLINFNIEGLQPLVITERAKSLHPSIKVLGFVSHTRLSEMRPKAQIAGCDKLVANSALQERLPQILAGLFPKRAALKNAK
- the murI gene encoding glutamate racemase; translated protein: MSVPFLGVFDSGVGGLTVVHALRKVAPRMPIWYVADQAHVPYGGRPLEEVRAFACGISEALLAKRDGVSECVGVVMACNISSAVALPVVQAKYPHVPVLGMVEPGVRAAVKRTRNGRIGVLATEGTVQSGAYRQTLGRVAPDVEVYEVACPAFVPLVEAGAEGSEAAREAACRYLHELESRDVDTVILGCTHYPFLLPLLRRLSPQFVYVDPAEPTAEMVGEKLSSLKTPDVPRHQLFTTGDVGVFHAQLERLFPDLLLVSEVKPAWWDDGQLLLG